From a single Methylosinus sp. H3A genomic region:
- a CDS encoding DUF2147 domain-containing protein produces MTRSFARDVLAPSACALLAAAALAASPAAGASTNDPRGVWLRPEGGVQFSFYDCESGKLCAKVVAAQNAEDRSSIGAVILRGAKQTGPNEWAGQLFNVEDGKTYDGFITVKSPTRLTLKGCLWGMLCSDETWTRVSAPPAAHAMVDADLR; encoded by the coding sequence ATGACGCGCTCTTTCGCCCGCGATGTTCTCGCGCCATCCGCCTGCGCGCTTTTGGCGGCCGCCGCTCTGGCCGCGAGTCCCGCAGCCGGCGCTTCGACCAATGATCCGCGCGGCGTCTGGCTGCGGCCGGAAGGCGGCGTGCAGTTCAGCTTCTATGATTGCGAGTCCGGCAAGCTCTGCGCCAAGGTCGTCGCCGCGCAGAACGCCGAGGATCGCTCCTCCATCGGCGCGGTGATCCTGCGCGGCGCCAAGCAGACCGGGCCCAATGAATGGGCGGGCCAGCTGTTCAATGTCGAGGACGGCAAGACCTATGACGGATTCATCACCGTCAAGAGCCCGACGCGATTGACGCTGAAAGGGTGCCTGTGGGGCATGCTGTGCAGCGACGAGACCTGGACGCGCGTCTCCGCGCCGCCGGCGGCGCACGCCATGGTCGACGCCGATCTGAGATAA
- the fabI gene encoding enoyl-ACP reductase FabI — MSHPEPTSNGNIFSGVLAGKRGLVLGVANNKSIAWGIAKAAADAGAELALTFQVEALEKRVRPLAAEIGATVVGRCDVSEPETIDAVFAEVEKLWGKIDFVVHCLAFSDKDQLDGRYVDTTAENFTQSLLISCFSFTAVAQRAEKLMKDGGSLLTLTYYGAEKWMPHYNVMGVAKAALEASVRYLAADLGEKNIRVNAISAGPIKTLAASGIGDFRYILRWNEYNAPLRRVVTIEEVGETAVYLLSPMARGVTGEVLHVDAGYHVVGMMNPGAAPKMASLLALLPQHTTETK; from the coding sequence ATGTCGCATCCGGAACCGACGTCGAACGGCAATATTTTCAGCGGCGTTCTCGCCGGCAAGCGCGGCCTCGTGCTGGGCGTCGCCAATAATAAATCGATCGCCTGGGGCATAGCCAAGGCCGCGGCCGACGCCGGCGCCGAGCTCGCGCTGACCTTCCAGGTCGAGGCGCTGGAGAAGCGCGTGCGCCCGCTCGCGGCGGAGATCGGCGCGACCGTCGTCGGGCGCTGCGACGTCTCCGAGCCGGAGACGATCGACGCCGTCTTCGCCGAGGTCGAGAAGCTGTGGGGCAAAATCGATTTCGTCGTCCATTGCCTCGCCTTCTCGGACAAGGATCAGCTCGACGGCCGCTATGTCGACACGACGGCCGAGAATTTCACGCAGTCGCTGCTGATCTCCTGCTTTTCCTTCACGGCGGTCGCCCAGCGCGCCGAGAAGCTGATGAAAGACGGCGGCTCGCTGCTCACCCTCACCTATTACGGCGCCGAGAAATGGATGCCGCATTACAATGTGATGGGCGTCGCCAAGGCCGCGCTGGAGGCGTCGGTGCGCTATCTCGCCGCCGATCTCGGCGAGAAGAACATTCGCGTCAACGCCATTTCCGCCGGGCCGATCAAGACTTTGGCGGCGTCGGGCATCGGCGACTTCCGCTATATACTGCGCTGGAACGAATATAACGCCCCGCTGCGCCGCGTGGTGACGATCGAGGAAGTGGGTGAGACGGCGGTCTATCTGCTCTCGCCCATGGCGCGCGGCGTCACCGGCGAGGTGCTGCATGTCGACGCCGGCTATCATGTCGTCGGCATGATGAATCCGGGCGCGGCGCCGAAAATGGCCTCGCTGCTGGCGCTGCTGCCGCAGCATACGACCGAGACGAAATAG
- a CDS encoding sigma factor-like helix-turn-helix DNA-binding protein, with protein MGQAEDFDETLERLTPGLRRYARALLSGAANDLADELVQTALQTTADESRHDSPSAVLDLRVDLYASLTHAAQRRLRSAAPHRPSLRQPAIMHRLADLPFEERETLLLVVLEGFTYEEVARITRTDRPVALMRLMRGRSALTALDRHPSPGAEAGRRPGPHLRVVK; from the coding sequence ATGGGACAGGCGGAGGATTTCGACGAGACCTTGGAAAGGCTCACGCCGGGCCTGCGTCGCTACGCCCGTGCGCTGCTCTCCGGCGCGGCCAATGATCTCGCCGACGAGCTCGTCCAGACCGCGCTGCAGACCACGGCCGACGAGTCTCGGCACGACTCCCCCAGCGCCGTGCTCGACCTGCGCGTCGACCTCTACGCCTCCCTCACCCACGCCGCCCAGCGTCGGCTGCGCTCCGCCGCGCCGCATCGGCCATCTCTGCGCCAGCCGGCGATCATGCATCGGCTCGCCGATCTGCCCTTCGAGGAGCGGGAGACGCTTCTGCTCGTCGTGCTCGAGGGCTTCACTTACGAGGAGGTCGCCCGCATCACCCGCACCGACCGGCCGGTGGCGCTGATGCGATTGATGCGCGGGCGCTCGGCGCTGACCGCGCTGGACCGCCATCCCTCTCCGGGAGCCGAAGCCGGCCGGCGGCCCGGGCCGCATTTGCGCGTCGTGAAGTAA
- a CDS encoding acyltransferase family protein: protein MSDSSVSGNEEIRAVKYLRAAAAILVVFIHTGVYTEQFYWPTPRAFGAAGVDLFFVISGFIMMVVTAQRPTGPGEFLARRLIRVAPLYWLFTLAILAVCLAWPAAMLHNLVTFDHIALSLLFIPHFNPLEDNYTPFFKLGWTLNYEIYFYFVFAALLVLRSIRLRLAILAFLFSAATAFYLAVLPTNPFLHIYCNPIVLEFVIGAAVGYLYVRGKAAKIAPGAAAALIGGGAFVIVVLFDSDDFARVRTAGLASAALLLGLLATEARGRLPRSPMLMLLGDASYSIYLAHPIVLTLARIGARALHLPVERPLAGMVAVVSTLALSIAAGVVVHLLVEKPMLAVLRRRLLRRASERTAAVAAPSLEHGAARRAGVAALLLCAFGVAAIALAERGVAAEQKHTPARLVHEEDFARAGALDDNFWSYEIGFIRNREEQYYRPSNVFVADGALVLEGRAEGVVNARYDRASSDWTRSTLCAEFTSGSIVSRRSMRYGSVEIVARAPKGAGTWPAIWMLGEDGAPYREIDILEAVGKQPDIVFTSAHAGPTLDQLTNWSAETNVPTLSSQWHSYRLDWSSETIAVSIDGRRVLAVAPRGADDPLRRPMHIRINLALGGSWGGPIDKSALPARFEIKSIRVYSNET, encoded by the coding sequence ATGTCCGACAGCAGCGTGAGCGGAAACGAGGAAATCCGCGCCGTCAAATATTTGCGGGCGGCCGCGGCAATCCTCGTCGTCTTCATTCATACCGGCGTCTATACCGAGCAATTCTACTGGCCGACGCCGCGCGCCTTCGGCGCAGCCGGAGTCGATCTGTTCTTCGTGATCAGCGGCTTCATCATGATGGTCGTCACCGCGCAGCGGCCGACCGGACCCGGCGAATTTCTGGCGCGCCGTCTCATTCGCGTCGCGCCGCTCTATTGGCTCTTCACTCTCGCCATATTGGCCGTCTGCCTCGCCTGGCCCGCGGCCATGCTGCACAATCTCGTGACATTCGACCATATCGCGCTGTCGCTGCTGTTCATCCCGCATTTCAATCCGCTCGAGGACAATTACACGCCCTTCTTCAAGCTGGGCTGGACGCTCAATTACGAGATCTATTTCTATTTCGTCTTCGCGGCGTTGCTGGTCCTTCGCTCCATCCGCCTGCGGCTGGCGATTCTCGCTTTTCTGTTCTCTGCGGCGACGGCCTTTTATCTCGCGGTCCTGCCGACGAACCCCTTCCTGCACATCTATTGCAATCCGATCGTGCTCGAATTCGTCATCGGCGCGGCGGTCGGCTATCTCTACGTGCGGGGGAAAGCGGCCAAGATCGCGCCGGGCGCTGCGGCCGCCCTCATCGGCGGCGGCGCCTTCGTCATCGTCGTCTTGTTCGACTCGGATGATTTCGCGCGCGTCCGAACTGCGGGCCTCGCCTCGGCCGCGCTTTTGCTGGGCCTGCTGGCGACGGAGGCGCGGGGACGGCTCCCGCGCTCGCCCATGCTCATGCTGCTCGGCGACGCCTCCTATTCCATCTATCTCGCGCATCCGATCGTGCTGACGCTCGCCCGCATCGGCGCGCGCGCGCTGCATCTGCCGGTCGAGCGGCCGCTCGCCGGCATGGTCGCGGTCGTTTCGACGCTGGCGCTCTCGATCGCCGCGGGCGTCGTCGTTCATCTGCTCGTCGAAAAGCCGATGCTGGCCGTTCTGCGCCGCCGCCTGCTGCGGCGCGCGAGCGAGCGGACGGCCGCCGTCGCCGCGCCTTCGCTCGAGCACGGCGCGGCCCGGCGCGCGGGCGTCGCCGCGTTGTTACTCTGCGCGTTCGGCGTCGCGGCCATCGCGCTTGCAGAGCGAGGCGTCGCCGCCGAGCAGAAGCACACGCCGGCGCGGCTCGTCCATGAGGAGGATTTTGCGCGCGCCGGCGCGCTGGACGATAATTTCTGGTCCTATGAGATCGGCTTCATCCGCAATCGCGAGGAGCAATATTACCGGCCGTCGAATGTTTTCGTCGCCGATGGCGCGCTGGTGCTGGAAGGGCGCGCGGAAGGCGTCGTGAACGCGCGCTACGATCGCGCCTCGAGCGACTGGACGCGCTCGACGCTCTGCGCGGAATTCACCTCCGGCAGCATCGTCTCGCGTCGCTCCATGCGCTATGGCTCCGTCGAGATCGTCGCGCGCGCGCCGAAAGGCGCCGGCACCTGGCCGGCGATCTGGATGCTCGGCGAGGATGGCGCGCCCTATCGCGAGATCGATATTCTGGAGGCGGTCGGCAAGCAGCCCGACATCGTCTTCACCAGCGCACACGCCGGGCCGACGCTGGATCAGCTGACCAATTGGTCGGCCGAGACCAATGTGCCGACGCTCTCCTCACAATGGCACAGCTATCGGCTGGATTGGAGCTCCGAGACGATCGCCGTCTCCATCGACGGCCGCCGCGTGCTCGCCGTCGCGCCGCGCGGCGCCGACGATCCGCTGCGGCGACCGATGCATATTCGCATCAATCTCGCGCTCGGCGGCTCCTGGGGCGGCCCCATCGACAAGAGCGCGCTGCCGGCGCGGTTCGAGATCAAATCGATCCGCGTCTATTCCAACGAGACCTGA
- a CDS encoding anthrone oxygenase family protein, giving the protein MVTGSLALAVAGAFTGASLYVNFVEQPARLKLDDKALIEEWETSDHRGFALLAGLSLVSAILGFIDYKTSDDVRWLAGAAAIIAAWPFMFYAIVPLNNRILALIAAEDRADARKSIVLWGALEQALTALGASATALFVFASG; this is encoded by the coding sequence ATGGTCACGGGCTCGCTCGCTCTCGCCGTCGCCGGCGCCTTCACAGGGGCGTCTCTCTACGTCAATTTCGTCGAGCAGCCCGCGCGGCTGAAGCTCGACGACAAAGCGCTCATCGAGGAATGGGAGACCTCCGACCATCGCGGCTTCGCGCTGCTCGCCGGCCTCTCGCTCGTCTCGGCGATCCTCGGCTTCATCGATTACAAGACCTCGGACGATGTGCGCTGGCTCGCCGGAGCGGCGGCGATCATCGCCGCATGGCCTTTCATGTTCTACGCGATCGTGCCGCTCAATAACCGCATTCTCGCCCTCATCGCCGCCGAGGACCGCGCCGACGCGCGCAAGTCGATCGTGCTCTGGGGCGCTCTGGAGCAGGCGCTCACCGCGCTCGGCGCGTCGGCGACGGCGCTCTTCGTCTTCGCCAGCGGCTGA
- a CDS encoding WcbI family polysaccharide biosynthesis putative acetyltransferase, which yields MLSQIDRQIIRSWYNHLVAPRLAPFYSKGPRLTGPSIAVIGNCQAFGIAYAMKLLDPSARVSHFSAIGKTLADMKLLAKTLATYDYVFSHEFLPGHVRGGGSAELCALLDRVIMFPAITFAAFHPDLVYLLDATRGHAPTIGPVGPYHSALAVFAFRRGLSVEEAHALFNRNVYEALGYFDVWNDAVTELVEASKSKFDIDLSPELSTWARRGVFMYSLVHPKPFVLFDIAKKLFARVGLPTPAVNIDYYAIDDLGRAEIFPIYPPIGEWYGVQGSYTFKLENYHLSSEVGEFITLPYYLSECYKVYRRCTPAQLTHPRIEAWLADPSAVGRIITLAGENLRKGLLPA from the coding sequence ATGTTGTCTCAGATCGACCGACAGATCATCCGCTCCTGGTACAATCACCTCGTCGCGCCGCGGCTCGCGCCCTTCTATTCGAAGGGCCCGCGCCTCACCGGGCCGAGCATCGCCGTCATCGGCAATTGCCAGGCTTTCGGCATCGCCTATGCGATGAAGCTGCTCGATCCGAGCGCGCGCGTCTCGCATTTCTCGGCGATCGGCAAGACGCTCGCCGATATGAAGCTGCTCGCGAAAACGCTCGCCACTTACGACTACGTGTTCAGCCACGAGTTTCTGCCCGGCCATGTGCGCGGCGGCGGCTCGGCGGAGCTCTGCGCGCTGCTCGACAGGGTGATCATGTTTCCGGCGATCACCTTCGCCGCCTTTCATCCCGATCTCGTCTATCTGCTCGACGCGACGCGCGGCCATGCGCCGACGATCGGCCCGGTCGGCCCCTATCATTCGGCGCTCGCCGTCTTCGCCTTCCGCCGCGGCCTCTCGGTCGAGGAGGCGCATGCGCTGTTCAACCGCAATGTCTATGAGGCGCTCGGCTATTTCGACGTGTGGAACGATGCGGTGACCGAGCTGGTCGAGGCGAGCAAGAGCAAATTCGACATCGACCTCTCGCCCGAGCTCTCGACCTGGGCGCGGCGCGGCGTGTTCATGTATTCGCTCGTACACCCCAAGCCCTTCGTGCTCTTCGATATCGCCAAGAAGCTCTTTGCGCGCGTGGGCCTGCCGACGCCGGCGGTCAACATCGACTATTATGCGATCGACGATCTCGGACGCGCGGAGATTTTTCCCATCTATCCGCCGATCGGCGAATGGTATGGCGTGCAGGGCAGCTACACCTTCAAGCTCGAGAATTATCATCTCTCGAGCGAGGTCGGCGAGTTCATCACGCTGCCGTATTATCTTTCCGAGTGCTACAAGGTCTATCGGCGCTGCACGCCCGCGCAGCTCACCCATCCGCGCATAGAGGCCTGGCTCGCCGATCCTTCCGCCGTCGGCCGCATCATCACGCTGGCGGGGGAGAATTTGCGCAAGGGGCTGCTGCCGGCGTGA
- a CDS encoding GSCFA domain-containing protein encodes MAEHPYSSLPDHRFWRKAVTQTPPFAIDPILSTPFKISLKDRVATGGSCFAQEIAQKLKASGYHYYLAEQPPEGMSAAEAERRNYSMYSCRYGNLYTTTALLQLFDRAYGTLEPELVHWVRQEDGRIVDPFRPSIEPDGYDSIDDMLAERERHFAAVRKMFETMDVFIFTFGHTESWRCRSDGAVLQQAPGVAGGVWDPSVFAFHNMTVSEVVRDFLASVDRIRSVNPNSRIILSVSPVGIIATYENRHVLEANSAIKAILRAAADEVVRARPNIAYFPSYDVATAPPNVARFYRDDVRRINSFGIGQTMRMFFDHFTERETQTAKIEPLKFDVAAEAESNSRIVCDEEAIETA; translated from the coding sequence TTGGCGGAACATCCCTATAGCTCCCTACCCGACCATCGCTTCTGGCGCAAGGCGGTGACGCAGACGCCGCCCTTCGCGATCGACCCGATTCTCTCCACCCCTTTCAAAATCTCTTTGAAAGACAGAGTGGCGACCGGCGGGAGTTGTTTCGCGCAAGAAATCGCTCAGAAACTAAAGGCGAGCGGCTACCACTATTATCTCGCCGAGCAGCCGCCGGAGGGCATGTCCGCCGCCGAGGCGGAGCGGCGCAATTATTCGATGTATTCCTGCCGCTACGGCAATCTCTACACCACGACGGCGCTGCTCCAGCTGTTCGACCGCGCTTATGGGACGCTCGAGCCCGAGCTCGTGCATTGGGTGCGCCAGGAGGACGGCCGCATCGTCGATCCGTTCCGCCCGAGCATAGAGCCGGACGGCTATGACTCGATCGACGACATGCTCGCCGAGCGCGAGCGGCATTTTGCCGCCGTGCGCAAAATGTTCGAGACGATGGACGTCTTCATCTTCACCTTCGGCCATACCGAATCCTGGCGCTGCCGCAGCGACGGCGCGGTGCTGCAGCAGGCGCCCGGCGTCGCCGGCGGCGTCTGGGATCCGTCGGTCTTCGCCTTCCACAACATGACGGTGTCGGAGGTGGTGCGCGACTTCCTCGCCTCCGTCGATCGCATTCGCTCGGTCAATCCGAATTCGCGCATCATTCTCAGCGTCTCGCCGGTGGGCATCATCGCCACTTACGAGAATCGCCATGTGCTCGAGGCCAATTCGGCGATCAAGGCGATTTTGCGCGCCGCGGCCGACGAGGTGGTGCGCGCGCGGCCCAACATCGCCTATTTCCCGTCCTACGACGTCGCCACGGCGCCGCCCAATGTCGCGCGCTTCTACCGGGACGATGTGCGGCGCATAAATTCCTTCGGCATCGGCCAGACGATGCGAATGTTCTTCGACCATTTCACCGAGCGCGAGACGCAGACGGCCAAGATCGAGCCGCTGAAATTCGACGTGGCGGCGGAGGCGGAGAGTAATTCCCGCATCGTCTGCGACGAAGAGGCGATCGAAACCGCGTGA
- a CDS encoding L,D-transpeptidase family protein, with translation MSEVAAGARSRKVCVRTFSAVCAASVAAAVLAFEARPAAALSYSTSDADAPRKGHGKRGKAAVDAKPSENVSLARPLFAVVSLSGQHISIYNHNGLVDRSTISTGVPGHPTPEGMFTILGRERFHRSNLYSGAPMPFMQRITWSGVAMHTGHVTGHPASHGCIRLPGAFAQKLWGMTRIGERVVIAPYDLSPTEISHAALPSPKMRSPSEASAATLADAGLRDGFADGAAAPLLNPRRYAEQLKTKAVADAAAASKAATEASLALNAKRQEAARASAELRSAEAGEATARAKSEAAAKAAEIAAAKRQEVATAKPELPTNDGASPAEAAKAKADAALAEAKARLETAKTAYNASDAEYVEAARRSREAAEASAAAAKAEKDAQLRSAPISVLVSKKNQRIYVRQGLTPIFDAPATIREPERPLGSHLYIATAAGDGGALKWSVLSMPPRIAEARAAHKKKGLVEERSAAPWGAASSAADALDRIELSDEVRQKIADRLWLGGSIIVSDQGPSSETGAVGTDLTVKFR, from the coding sequence ATGTCGGAAGTCGCTGCTGGAGCCCGCAGCCGCAAGGTCTGCGTTCGCACCTTTTCCGCGGTCTGCGCCGCGAGCGTCGCCGCCGCCGTTCTCGCTTTCGAGGCGAGACCCGCCGCCGCGCTGAGCTATTCCACTTCCGACGCCGACGCGCCGCGCAAGGGCCATGGCAAGCGGGGGAAGGCCGCCGTCGACGCCAAGCCGAGCGAGAATGTGAGCCTGGCGCGACCGCTGTTCGCTGTGGTGTCGCTCAGCGGCCAGCACATCTCCATCTATAATCACAATGGTCTCGTCGACCGCTCGACGATCTCCACCGGCGTGCCCGGCCATCCGACGCCGGAAGGCATGTTCACCATTCTCGGCCGCGAGCGCTTCCACCGCTCCAATCTCTATTCCGGCGCGCCAATGCCCTTCATGCAGCGCATCACCTGGTCCGGCGTCGCCATGCATACGGGCCATGTGACCGGCCATCCGGCCTCGCATGGCTGCATCCGTCTGCCGGGCGCCTTCGCTCAAAAGCTCTGGGGCATGACCCGCATCGGCGAGCGCGTCGTCATCGCGCCCTACGACCTTTCGCCCACGGAAATCTCGCATGCGGCGCTGCCCTCGCCCAAGATGCGCTCGCCCTCGGAAGCCTCGGCGGCGACGCTCGCCGATGCGGGATTACGCGACGGTTTCGCCGATGGCGCCGCCGCTCCCCTCCTCAATCCGCGGCGCTACGCCGAGCAGCTGAAAACCAAGGCCGTGGCCGATGCGGCCGCCGCCTCCAAAGCGGCGACCGAAGCCTCGCTCGCGCTGAACGCCAAGCGGCAGGAAGCCGCGCGCGCCTCGGCCGAGCTCAGATCCGCCGAAGCCGGCGAGGCGACCGCCCGCGCCAAGTCCGAAGCCGCCGCCAAAGCCGCTGAGATCGCCGCCGCCAAGCGGCAGGAGGTCGCGACCGCCAAGCCGGAGCTGCCGACGAACGACGGCGCGAGCCCCGCCGAGGCGGCGAAGGCGAAGGCCGACGCCGCCCTCGCCGAGGCCAAGGCGCGGCTCGAGACGGCCAAGACCGCCTACAACGCCAGCGACGCGGAATATGTCGAGGCCGCGCGCCGCTCCCGCGAGGCGGCGGAAGCCTCCGCCGCCGCCGCCAAGGCGGAGAAGGACGCGCAATTGCGCAGCGCGCCGATCTCGGTTCTGGTGAGCAAGAAGAATCAGCGCATCTATGTGCGCCAAGGGCTGACGCCGATCTTCGATGCGCCGGCGACGATCCGCGAGCCGGAGCGCCCGCTCGGCTCGCATCTCTATATCGCGACGGCCGCGGGAGACGGCGGCGCGCTCAAATGGTCGGTTCTCTCCATGCCGCCGCGCATCGCCGAGGCGCGCGCCGCACATAAAAAGAAAGGCCTGGTGGAGGAGCGCAGCGCGGCGCCTTGGGGAGCCGCCTCCAGCGCCGCCGACGCTCTGGATCGCATCGAGCTCTCCGACGAGGTGCGCCAGAAGATCGCCGACCGGCTGTGGCTCGGTGGCTCGATCATCGTCTCCGATCAAGGGCCGAGCTCGGAGACCGGCGCCGTCGGCACCGACCTCACGGTGAAGTTCCGCTGA
- a CDS encoding anti-sigma factor, whose product MSPREHVDESDLHAFVDGELDAENRRRIEDHLHSHAEDAALVEGWRRQNAALRAAFAQTVKEPVPAGLRTASVTSLTRSFGSGVNWARFSPSKGASLRAMRRSDTSRRLPRRPAIVMSLLTLLAGAVVAGAALLAFTGPASPPAPAQRAIIEPPGLVAHAQLAYQTFAQDARPVEIGADRKAELSTWLGERAGFGRLPDLSAAGLELIGGRLVPGVLAPAGLLIYQSSAGAKVALYFERAGGERPSAAPPKTAPGLSAVEWRAVGFAFILIGPLAVETARTAAESAATQASH is encoded by the coding sequence ATGAGCCCCAGGGAGCATGTCGACGAATCGGACCTGCACGCTTTCGTCGATGGCGAGCTCGACGCCGAAAATCGTCGGCGCATAGAGGATCATCTGCACAGCCACGCCGAGGACGCCGCGCTCGTCGAGGGCTGGCGACGGCAGAATGCGGCGCTGCGCGCGGCTTTCGCGCAGACGGTGAAGGAGCCCGTGCCCGCCGGGCTGCGAACGGCTTCGGTAACGAGTCTGACGCGCAGCTTCGGCTCGGGCGTCAATTGGGCGCGCTTCAGCCCGAGCAAGGGCGCCTCGCTTCGGGCCATGCGGCGTTCGGACACCAGCCGCAGGCTCCCGCGCCGGCCGGCGATCGTGATGTCGCTGCTGACGCTGCTCGCCGGCGCCGTTGTGGCCGGCGCGGCGCTGCTCGCCTTCACCGGCCCCGCCTCGCCGCCTGCGCCTGCGCAGCGCGCGATCATCGAGCCGCCGGGCCTCGTCGCCCACGCCCAGCTCGCCTATCAGACCTTCGCGCAGGATGCGCGGCCCGTGGAGATCGGCGCCGACCGCAAAGCCGAGCTCTCGACCTGGCTCGGCGAGCGCGCCGGCTTCGGGCGCCTGCCCGATCTCTCCGCCGCCGGCCTCGAGCTCATCGGCGGCCGGCTCGTTCCGGGCGTGCTCGCGCCGGCCGGCCTGCTGATCTACCAATCCTCCGCCGGCGCCAAGGTGGCGCTCTATTTCGAGCGCGCCGGCGGCGAGCGCCCGTCGGCCGCCCCGCCCAAGACCGCGCCCGGCCTTTCCGCGGTGGAGTGGCGAGCCGTGGGTTTCGCCTTCATCCTCATCGGCCCGCTCGCCGTCGAGACGGCGCGGACCGCGGCCGAGAGCGCCGCCACACAGGCGAGCCACTGA